Below is a genomic region from uncultured Sunxiuqinia sp..
TAATGAAGGTGGGAAGAACTTCTGGGGACATAATAATGGTGGACATCATGGTGGTGGACATCATGGTGGTGGACATCATGGTGGTGGACATCATGGTGGTGGACATAAAGCGTCACCTTGTTATTAATACAAAAAATCAAAGGAGGGGAATTCCCCTCCTTTTTTTATTCCAAAACAAATAAACTGTTAAAAATAATCTAGCTATTGACAATGATTACCAAATGGCCCTTCCCATTCTGATCACCAACTACCTACACTCACCCAAAGTGGGTATATAACAGAATGGGCTAACACAGCAAGAATACCCACTCAAAAAGTTAAGTTTTTTTTGCACTCTCCTTATGCCAACAAAAAATAAATACTATATTTGCAAGCTCAAAAATAATACGGCGAGGTAGCTCAGCTGGTTAGAGCGCATGATTCATAATCATGAGGTCGGCGGTTCAAGCCCGCCTCTCGCTACTAAAAATCAAGAGGTTACAAAATTAAAATTTGCAACCTCTTTTTATTTGCATGTAATTTGCATGCAAGCATCCAATCCTACATTCTAGCTCATTCTAAATCGAAATTCAATTCTCACCCAGATAATTAAGCATGTTTCACTAATAAAATATGCTATTAACGTTAAAGAAGGTTTCTGCCCGAAAATCTGAGTTTTGTTTATTTATCCAATACTATCAATAAGTCAGAATATGAGCCTTTTTCTCCGCTTAAAAATTTTCTATGAAAGAGTCTGATAATCATTTTTTCTGTTTTCTTAAGGATGCTCCACGATTATGTTTAGTTTCAATTGAAACCTTAAGAAAGTGCTAAACACACCACACATATTTAGAAATTTAAACTTGCCTTGGACTATTATACGTTTGAGTTTGGAGAGGGTAAACGCACACCTCCATATATCCCTACAACACGCTCATTTATACATCCGTCAATCCATGTTTTATGATTTTCTTTCAATTCAAATGACTTAAAGTTTTGATCTCGCATTGAATTGAATATCATCAATAACTCATCAGGTGAAGCAGCAGTACTTCCATAACGTGGCGGACAAAAAAGCTTTTCTCTATGCTCAATTGCCTTATGAATAAACGCACCATATGAATAGCTGGTATCAACATTGACACTTTCCCCTTCTGGTATCTGAATGGCAAAATGATGATAATAAGGGTTGTCTGGATCTATATATTCCCCCTCCATCTCTTGATCATAGAATCCTTGAACATTTCTTCGAGATATAGAGGTCCCAAATGCTGTTCCTGGAGATAACACACGTCCCGAGACAGGACTGTAGATGGGTAAATTAACCTCTTTACCAAAAATTCCTTTGGTTCTAAGTTTATATTCCATAATCTTATCCCCTTTCTCAATCCAACATGCTTCTCCTGCATATAATATACACGCTTCTCGATATACTTTGGCCGCCGCATGTAATAACCCTGATAAAGGCATGCCTATTAGTGGCATTACAACAACATTGTTGCTAAATTTTACATTGTCTCTTATATTTACTAAATAATTATAATCTTTTTCCTGGTTCATAATGATTTTTCTTATAATGTTTAATTATCATACAAATCTCTTAATGAGACAATTACGTTATTTTATTTTATCCTAAATCTGTTTAATTTCAGTTATTTGAAAATGGACATGCATATTACCTGAATTAATAATATTTGCCAAACTTTTAGCTTCTTCGATACTCTCTATACCGGTAATACTTGAACGGCCATTCGGTATTTCATTAATAACATTTGGGTATGAAAGAACATATCCATCAAAAACAATGGCTATAGATTTTCCTATGTTTTCCTTAGTCATCCTTTGCCAAATTTTTGCTCCTTCACTATTCAGCGTAAATAAAATTTCGGGATTTGAAAAATAACTCTCAATATCAAAGTGTGCTTTGGTAATTGAGCTACCTTCTAATGGAGCTAGCCCATTCTCTTTTGTAATACGTAACGCAATTAATCTAAAATAATTACCTTCTGAATCCACAGCATTTGCCGTCCATCGAAATGACAAATCTTTCGGAAAAATACCTTCTACCTGTGCCTGTTTTAAATATTTATCAACTTGTGCAGTGTCTTTTATATGGGCAAGCCCCACTGCAGGACCTGGTAATAACTGACCTGTTTGATCCGCACTCGGATTTAAAACGGCAAAAAGAGGATACTGTTTTTGAAAATCTTCCAGATTATCAATGCCAGAAGTTGTATCTGCGTCCATCTCTGCAAGCAATGAATTTTCTTCGTTCGTAATAATTTTTTCACCCAACGAATCTTCTGCATTTACATCAATAGATTCTATTTTTATCGCTAACGATTTCAACTCTTTAATCTTTTCATTGGCCTGAAGCAAATAAGGATAAACTTCTGAATTTTCATAAGTTTCCCAGAATTCTAGCGAGCCAGGTTTTCTTAAAAAACGTATTAATTCTTCATTGTCTGCTATTGCTCCCGGAACCTCAATATAAAATCGACAATTAACCTTTCCCTTCTTAATGCGAGCGTCTTCAATACCAAAATTTTTAATTCGTTTGCTAATTACATCGAGCATATTTTCAATTTCTTCGGAAACCTTGTAATCAATAGATTGTAGAACCTCCGCATTTGTTGAACTAAAAGTTATATGTTCTTTTATATCCATGGTATTAAAGATGACCGATAATTTTGCATTAGAATCTATTTCTTCGAATGCTTTGCCAAAATATTTTATTAAATCCTTTTTGTTTTCATTTTGAAATTGTTTCGTCTTTAACAGAGCGACATTAAAAATCGTGTCTTTGTTATAATTTGATAAATATCTAATTAGTTCGGCCACCTGTACCTCACATGTTAATTGAGTAAAAGGTTCTGCCTTTTCAGGCGAGCCACATCCCCAAAAAACTAATGGTAATAAAATTAATAATAAAGGAATCAGATTTTGTTTTCTCATAGTTTTTGTTTTTTATCATTTAAATTCAATTCACTCCTCCCATTTTTTTATTTCAGGCTTCCTTCTTTGCTCTCGAAATCAGACTCAATAAGAAACTAGACAGTCAGTTAGTTCATGATTGTTAGTTACCATGATTCATTATAAACCATTCATTGTTTATTTATATTATTTACTATATTTCCCTTGTGCATAAGAAACTACAATACTACTATTAGGTGTTTTACCATTACTTGGAAAATCCCAGAAATAAATACTATTGGGTAATCCATCTTCAAATACTATTTTCACCCAGCCCTCGCTACCGATTAAGCCTGAAAAACGATAATTTGCTTTTATAATTACAGGCCTTCCTTTTTTATCCGTGGAAAGTACTGATACTCCTGATATGCTCCCACGAATGTATCGATTAATCATCCATGTTTTTGCCTGGTCAGCAACGAGATCATTTATTAGCTTTGCGAAATCCTGAGGGCCAGTTGGTCCTCCATATTTTTTTACTGTTTCATAGATACCATCTTCTTGCATACGAATTGCAGGTTTATTTAGTGCAAACAACTTCAGATTTTCTTCAAATCGCCGTAAGGCCTTACTATCACATGAGTTTAATTTAAATATTCGTGCCATGTCCATTATTAATCCCTGGGCTTTATGGTATAAATCCACTGAATTTCCCATGTAATTATCATCAGATAACATTTCAATCCAATTTCGAAGTCCATTACCTTCGTTATTTCTTTCTAGTTCAAGTTTTGCATTGTATAAATCTGGACGTGCATATAACCCTGTCCAATCCCATTCCCAATCTATACATTCTCTACTTTTTTCAATACCTGTATAAAAGTCTTCGGTAATCAAAAATTCACTGCAAACTAGCTCCATTATACGTACTTTGTCATCTGGTAAATAATTTGGGCATTGTTCACCATAGGCTCTTAAATATTGCTCCATAACTCCAAGAAAGAATACGTCTTCACGACCTATTTCAATATTTTCGAAATGCCCCCTGTATATGTTATCAAAAAGCTCTGCATTATATAACCCATCAGTATTAAAATCTGATTTTGATGCAGAAACAAAAGCATTTTGCCTAACCCTATTATTATATTCGATAATATCCTTTTCCCGTTTTTGTAATAGTTGATTAGCTTCCTGAACCTCAAGTAGATCATTCGAAACATTTGAAATATACTTATTTTTAAAACCGTCAAGCTGTTTAAGCTCATTGAGCCCATTAATTTTAGTTTCTATTTTTGTACGATTAATACTTAAAAGATTGGAGACTTTAGAATTCAAAAGCGTATAGTAAGTATCAACATCGGAGTTTCCTTTGTAGTCACTGAGTTTTTTATCAATTACCGGGATTGATGAATTTATCGTTTCGAGATCGACCAATTCATTCCCATAAGCGGATAATTTCTTTTGTTCACCTGAAACTATAACTTTTAGGACTCTATTTATTTTTTCCTGCGTTGTATTCTTATATTCATTTTTTGCACCATTACTGGCTGCATAGAGCATATCCTGGCTATTTCGGCGAAGTCGTTCAATAGTAGCAAGCGATTCCTCTTCATTTGCCAGTTGTTCAATTTCTCTGGCGTACACCTTAAGTTCCTTGTCAGCTAGTTCCTCCTTACTTTTCGCAATAAGATTCTTTAGGTTATTTAATTCATCGGCAGGTAAATATGAGAATTCCTTCGTTAATTTTATTTCCCAGTTTTTAAGTGTTTGAAAATTAGTTGTTGGCGATGACCTCTTTAAATCCTCTTCCAATAATTTGTACTCATAACGCAAAGCTTCTACATTGGACTGAGGAATCAATACCAGAGTGTTATCCATGTTTTTACTGTTAAGTAAATAGTTATTCCCTGTTGACTGATTAAACTCATTTAACCATTTATCACTTTGAGAAATGTTAAATATCGTTTTATTCGGGTTTTCCTTTTGGAAAATTACACTCGTTATAATTGCACCTCCAATATAACCGATAATTCCCCATGGTGCTGCATTTTCGAAGCCGGTATATGTTTTTCCATTTAAAGTAGTTTCATTGGTATATCCATATAAGCCACCAGATATTAATCCAATTCCTTTGACTAATTTTTTTGCTCCTTTATGATCAATGTAATTCCATTCGGGAGTAACTTTCATTGCCCCATAGTCCAAATCTTCGTGTTGGCTAACTGTTGCTTTATATGTTGAACATGAAGAAAGGATTATGAATGAAATAAGAATCGATGTAATTTTTTTCATGAGTATATTTTTAATGGTTTTATACTAGTTTGATTTTAAAATTCTTCTTTGAAAAGACTTAATACGTTTTGATTGAATTCTATTCTGAGCAAATTAAACGGGCATCATTTCATTTTGGGTTATACAGTGAACTCAAGTCCTTTGGGAAATGTTTCTTGCGTTTATCTTCAATTAAGTTTAATTTCTTTTTTAAATAATATAGACCTCTCCAACGGCAACTGCCATCAAATATCATTACTAATCCAGCTCTGTGAAAAATTGTATAAGTATCGGTAGTAGTACAGCCTGATGAATTCATATAATTGAGTTCAATTTCAAAATGTCGGATGGCTTCAACATCATCCTTGCTAAGAATTTTCTCTTTATCCTTATACTCTACAAAGTATTTATCGGATTCTCGCCTGATTTTCATTTCTTCAGTTGAATAATGAAAGCATCCACGTGAGGAAAAATCAATGGAAAAAGACTCTCCATCTTGCAATCGATTAATAATTGGATTGTAAGTCTCCAATTCATGGTTTATATAATCAACAAATAAATCAACATAATATTTTTTCCCTTTTTTAATCTTTACATGAACACCCTCGGTCTTATTAAATATTGATGTGTATTCAATTCTATAATTACCTGACCTTAGACTATCTATCACATGCCTGTTTCTTTGCACCGGGTTTATTATTCTGATTAAACTGTCATTTCTGTACAGTTTTAATTCTCTAACAGAAGCAGAACTACGTTCCGATCGACTATCTTTAATGTTCACTTGTATCGAACTTGGAGTACAACCGACCACTAGTGATAAAAGCGCTAAAGACATTATGATTATTGTGTTTTTCATTGTAATCAAATTGTTGGTGGATTTATTAAAGGTAATTTGAGCTACTAAGCCTTTAAATTCTTATTGCCAACCACTTACACTTTTCGGTCATAGTTCTTCTCCTTCATGAAAAATAAAGAGGCCATTCGGATTAACGATGTCCAACCTTCGCAGGTTAGTCTCCAAAGAATATTTCCAATTGTAAGCAATCCAAAACCTTCCAATACTAAATGTTCTGCTCCTTCATCAACAATGCCACTGTAAATTAAAGCACTACTTATGGCAACAATTGCTATAATACCAAGTACATAAATGATTGGAACAACGGTTAATGATATCATCCTTTTAAATGACATGTATTCTGCGAATACTGATGAAGACTTTTGTTGTTCAGCACTGTTTGGGCTGATGACCGGCGATTGATTAATGTTTTTGGGATCTTCTTTTATTTGTTTGCTATATAATACACTGAAGAATATTAATAGCCCAATTAGAAAAAAGATACCAAGAACCATACGCATGTTATCAACAGAAGACCCAAGGATAACTACGTATTTTATCACAATAATTACTTTTTCAATAAGAGATAAAACTGTGCCAATTAGTGCAATTAATATTGCGTGTTTCATTTTCATAATCATTAAATTTTAGTAATATAGTTTTAATGATTAATGGAAAAACACAAGAAAAGTCAACCGGGGAAAATGAAAAATAAAGTTATTCAGAAATCATTGTTCAATTACTACTATTCTAATTTATTAGAAAGATAGAACAAATGCATACTATTTGCGAAGTCTAAGTAAAGCCTCATCAATTATTCGTTGTGCCAATTTTTTTAAATCACTTTTAGGTCCCGATTGTTCAAATCGATCTATTATCCGGTTGTTTTTACTCATATATACGTAAATGGTAATATTTTCGTCATTTGCCAAGTAATTACCGCTAAGTTTAATGCTTTCAGAAGATCTGTTATTGGCAAAGTAAATAAATGGACTGTCAAGATTTTCATTCGCTATTCTATTTAACTCGTCATTAACTACTTTACTAAAATCTATTTGATCAACAGGTACATTTTTATATAAAAAATTTGCTGTTTCAAAGGTGGGTTTCTCTTTTGGAAGGGTAATTTTGCTACGTACTTCATCATCAACAACCCCGATTTTAAAGTTAGTAGAACTTAGTAATTGCGGTTGCTGACGAAATCCTCTGGCCTTTAAATTATCATCAAAAATATTATCAACGATATCTTTAGCAACTTCAAACCATCGACTAACGCTTAGTAGGTTATCAGCATCAAGAATGTTTGGATTCTCCTTTAGAGGTTTTAATAAGGCATATGTCAGTATTCCCTGATTATATGTGTTCATTTCATAGGCACTCTGAGTGCTTGCACTGGCAGACAAAATGAAAAGACCTGCATTGTCATTTAATTTATCGAGTTCTTTTCTATAATGGGCATATTCGTCATCTCGTGCAGCCATATATTGTTGATCAGCATCCCCTATTTTTATAATATTTTTAATGGCCTGACCACTATTGCATGCGTCCAGTATAAGTACACGGTTATGTGCCTTAATATTGGCTGGCTGTATCCAATCGAAAAGTTCTTTGGTGGAAATTCCAACGGTCTCCAGGCGGCTGTTAACAGAAGCATCTGCAGTTAAAAAATAAAACTGTTGGTCATTTTTATTTACTTCTCCATGACCAGCAAAAAAGATTAATAGAACATCGTTACTTTTAGCAGTTTTACCGATTTTCGTAAAGGTATCTTTTATCGATTTTTTATCAGGAAAAGCAGATCTGTCTGCATCTGTCTGTAGTAAATATAAATGAACTCTATCAAAACCATCGTAACTAAATAATTTAGATGAGGAAGATTCCAGAATCGCTGAAATTTTTTTAGCATCTTTAGCTGGATAGCGCAAATCAAGTTCTTCTCCTTTATAATCGCTTACACCTACTACCACTGCATAAATTTCAGGTGGTTCCTTTTTAAGATTGTTATTCTCACTTGGTGCTTTTGCCCCTCTGGATATTATGGCATTATCTGCAGTATAAGCTTTCACGCTAACGGTATTCTTTTCGCCTGGCAAAAAATAAGGTTCAACTTCACTGGCTGGTACTTGTAACAGAAATCCTCCGTCTTGTTTTATTAATTGCCCTGCAGGATAACGCTTAACTTCCAGATTATTTACATAAAGTACACTTTCTCCCAGTCCTCCCCTCCTGGGTTTAATGCTAAAACTATAATTATCGTTATTGGTTTCCAGATTTTCAACTTCTGGAATAAGATTACACAAATCAAGGTCTTCTAATTTGGGTGAATTAATGGATTCGCCCTTCATAATTCGTTCAGCCAGGTTAGGAACCCACAATTGATCTTTTACTTGTTCAAGTTTGATTATCTCTAAACCACAGGTAAAGTATAAAGACTTACGAGCATTTTCGGTGCCATCGAAGCGGTAGTGTTGGTCATAAACAATATAATTAATTGAATCAAGAACTCTTAAAGTAAATAAGTCGTTATCATTTTCAATATCGTTAATTTTTGCACTGTAATCATCATCATATATGAACAATTTCTCTTCAGTTGCAGTGCCGGCATACACTCGAATTAAACTGCCTGAATTGGCATTCCAAATGTTCGTTTTATTATCGCCTACTGCAATTACTTTCCCTCCATCTGAACTAAAGAAAACATCATAGATGTATTTAGAACGACCTTCAAGGGCGTGAATCAATTCTCCCGTTTCAGTATCCCAAATTCTTACTTCATTATCATCAGATGCTGTCACAACTCTATTACCCTCTGGGCTAAAGTTGGCTGCATTTACTAATTTAGAGTTAACATTTAAACGATGTATTAACTTTCCGGTATTAGCATCCAGAATTTTAGCAGACTTTTTTTGATTTGATGTCACAATTTTCTTTCCATCAGGGCTAAAGTTTACTCCCTCTGAACTATATGCAATATCTTCCAGGTTATAAAGACATTTTCCTGTTTCGGCATCCCAAACTCTAATTTTATATAAAGGTGAGGATGTAAATAACCAAGGTCTGAATATTTCATCCCAAACGTCATGTCCACGAATTGCTTCTATAGGGGAAAAACCATCATAAATCGTAGATCTTGAAAAAGAAGCTGTTACAATTTTTTTTCCATCTAAAGTAAAATAAGCATAATTCCCCCCCCTTGAATGGCATTTAAGAATCTGGAGTACTTCTCCTGTTTCGACATTCCAAGTTCTTACTGTGTTATCGGTTGCTCCCGTTATTATTTTATTCCCATCTGGACTATATCCTGCAGAAGTTACTTGATCAACATGCCCATTTAATGAACGAATTAATTTCCCTGTCTTAACTTCATAAACTCTAACTGTATTGCCAACTAGCGCTAAAATTTCTTTACCATCTGGTTTTTCGTCTGATAAGAATCCTTCTAACACATGCATTAACTCCCCCGTTTGGGCTTCAAA
It encodes:
- a CDS encoding DUF4282 domain-containing protein, yielding MKMKHAILIALIGTVLSLIEKVIIVIKYVVILGSSVDNMRMVLGIFFLIGLLIFFSVLYSKQIKEDPKNINQSPVISPNSAEQQKSSSVFAEYMSFKRMISLTVVPIIYVLGIIAIVAISSALIYSGIVDEGAEHLVLEGFGLLTIGNILWRLTCEGWTSLIRMASLFFMKEKNYDRKV
- a CDS encoding caspase family protein, with the protein product MKKYVLLFLRLLIIASAYAQEDSDSSVLKLGLSVGHSNHVTSAEFSPNGKLILTASEDGTARIWDAETLALIHILLHADAVTSAEFSFDGKKILTASNNKVSVWNTESGSLIHVMENYPQALSTKYSKEKYSDSTDTRRSFIKSTKFSPDGKKIVTVSNDSKARVWDAETEKLLFIIEGDFGNLSSAWFSYDGTKIYTNSKDSKYRDLDSENYKTRVWDSSSGKLLNIIRRVEVEGIREDGLKILDTGTYKTRIWDIDSDKCIYQFDGAYKEFSPDGKVIITSSYHYSNNSLKAFNVETNELLLQIELPKVNTVNFSPDGKKIITTTYYNSKAKIWDIETGKLLSTLDEKFEKIKSIGLSANGNRIGINLWNNKLAVFDVETGKINLLKDTPDEKPSSHFFTFDEKHVLKRSGDKIKVFEAQTGELMHVLEGFLSDEKPDGKEILALVGNTVRVYEVKTGKLIRSLNGHVDQVTSAGYSPDGNKIITGATDNTVRTWNVETGEVLQILKCHSRGGNYAYFTLDGKKIVTASFSRSTIYDGFSPIEAIRGHDVWDEIFRPWLFTSSPLYKIRVWDAETGKCLYNLEDIAYSSEGVNFSPDGKKIVTSNQKKSAKILDANTGKLIHRLNVNSKLVNAANFSPEGNRVVTASDDNEVRIWDTETGELIHALEGRSKYIYDVFFSSDGGKVIAVGDNKTNIWNANSGSLIRVYAGTATEEKLFIYDDDYSAKINDIENDNDLFTLRVLDSINYIVYDQHYRFDGTENARKSLYFTCGLEIIKLEQVKDQLWVPNLAERIMKGESINSPKLEDLDLCNLIPEVENLETNNDNYSFSIKPRRGGLGESVLYVNNLEVKRYPAGQLIKQDGGFLLQVPASEVEPYFLPGEKNTVSVKAYTADNAIISRGAKAPSENNNLKKEPPEIYAVVVGVSDYKGEELDLRYPAKDAKKISAILESSSSKLFSYDGFDRVHLYLLQTDADRSAFPDKKSIKDTFTKIGKTAKSNDVLLIFFAGHGEVNKNDQQFYFLTADASVNSRLETVGISTKELFDWIQPANIKAHNRVLILDACNSGQAIKNIIKIGDADQQYMAARDDEYAHYRKELDKLNDNAGLFILSASASTQSAYEMNTYNQGILTYALLKPLKENPNILDADNLLSVSRWFEVAKDIVDNIFDDNLKARGFRQQPQLLSSTNFKIGVVDDEVRSKITLPKEKPTFETANFLYKNVPVDQIDFSKVVNDELNRIANENLDSPFIYFANNRSSESIKLSGNYLANDENITIYVYMSKNNRIIDRFEQSGPKSDLKKLAQRIIDEALLRLRK